The Radiobacillus deserti genomic interval TTTTCCGACACGTATATTATTTTATAACCTAACCACTGTGCAAGGAAAGCTAATAGGATGCCAATTACTGCAAAGACGACGGGTAGTAAATCGATCACATAAAGCATTTGCTCTAGGACTAAATCCATGTTCGCTTCAGATGCATCTAATCCGAACGATGTTAGCATCTCTTCACTTGTCTGAATAGATTCGTGAATAGCTTGTCGTATTTCTTCCACTATGTGGATTGAAAATGCAGACTGAATAAAAAGAAAGCCTAACATTATTCCTAAAATGGAGCCAACAGAGCCTCTTGCCCACGATTCATATGGACCTCGCTTTTGGTGAATGGATTCTCCTAGCATCGTTCCCGTTAATACCGCTACTAGACTAAAAGGAACGGTTATGATGGAGAATAAAACCGTCGTAAAAAACACGGTAATAAGTGCAAAGATACTACCGGGTTTCCACCCATATCTTGAAGTAAATAAGAGAAATGGGATAGGTAAGAAAAATACAGTTAATAGCTCGATTCCAGGAATCATGAGCGTACATAAAAGCAATACACTATATACAGCTACTTGTATCAATCCTGTGAGAAGCTGATTTCGATTATTCATATTTTGGACACCCCAAACTATTTTGTATTCCTATTTTCACCCCGGATATACATTTTGTTCCTAATTATGGTCTTTACGGAGAAAAAGCACAGCTAAAGCCGCTGTGCAATCTAGGTTCATCATACCTATGATGATTAGCTTATAGACCCATTCCGTAATCAAACATGATAACGCCATTATAATCTATTTACGTTTTAAAGTACAAATTATGTAGATACAGATGGCTCCTTTTCGAAGCTATTGTATAATAGACAGTAATATTGGGAGGGGGCGTATCATGATTAAAGCTGTATTTTTAGATTTAGATGATACTTTGCTATGGGATAAAAAAAGTGTACAAGTAGCCTTTCATAAGACTTGTACACTTGCAGAGGAACGCTTAGGTATAGATGCGAAGCAGCTGGAATCTGCTGTGAGAGCAGAGGCTATAAAATTATATCAATCGTACTCTTTTTATCCTTTTACAAAAAAAATTGGAATTAATCCATTTGAGGGTCTTTGGGGGACATTTGAAGATCAAAAGGATGAGTTTATCACCATGAATAAAATCATCCCGCAATATCAACAGGATGCTTGGATAAACGGATTGCGAGCATTGGGAATTGATAATCCGTATTTCGGTAAAGAGTTAGCCAAAACATTTCCTAAGATGAGGAAAGCTAGTCCATTTCTGTATGAAGATAGCTTAGACGTTTTGGATAAGCTTCAAGCCGACTACCGATTATTGTTAGTAACGAATGGGTCCCCTCAACTACAAAAAACAAAATTAACCATTACACCTGAACTTGCACCTTATTTTGAACATATTCTAATTTCCGGAGATTTCGGGATTGGAAAACCAGATCCAAGCATTTTTAAACATGCATTAGAGCTTGTTTCCCTTTCTCCTGATGAGGTCATCATGGTTGGGGATAATTTGTTAACAGATATTCTAGGAGCCTCCAAATCTCAAATAAAATCTGTCTGGATTAATAGAGAAGAAAACGAGCTGCATACTGTGGCTCCTACTTATCAAATTCATTCACTATCTGAATTACCAG includes:
- a CDS encoding YybS family protein; the protein is MNNRNQLLTGLIQVAVYSVLLLCTLMIPGIELLTVFFLPIPFLLFTSRYGWKPGSIFALITVFFTTVLFSIITVPFSLVAVLTGTMLGESIHQKRGPYESWARGSVGSILGIMLGFLFIQSAFSIHIVEEIRQAIHESIQTSEEMLTSFGLDASEANMDLVLEQMLYVIDLLPVVFAVIGILLAFLAQWLGYKIIYVSEKRKLTFPPFRQFRLPVSVVWFYFIGIVLMWIVTEKSGMLYQAAINISNLAGFLVILQGLSFIFFYTHTKKLSKAIPVITIVFSVLFPFIGLYLIRILGIIDLGFGLRDRITDEKKK
- a CDS encoding HAD family hydrolase codes for the protein MIKAVFLDLDDTLLWDKKSVQVAFHKTCTLAEERLGIDAKQLESAVRAEAIKLYQSYSFYPFTKKIGINPFEGLWGTFEDQKDEFITMNKIIPQYQQDAWINGLRALGIDNPYFGKELAKTFPKMRKASPFLYEDSLDVLDKLQADYRLLLVTNGSPQLQKTKLTITPELAPYFEHILISGDFGIGKPDPSIFKHALELVSLSPDEVIMVGDNLLTDILGASKSQIKSVWINREENELHTVAPTYQIHSLSELPELLNNINSN